The following proteins are co-located in the Haloplanus sp. HW8-1 genome:
- the ahaH gene encoding ATP synthase archaeal subunit H has product MPRPEVLERIKTAEAEAEEIVEEAEADREERIAEAREQADEIRAEAESEAEEMAERRLDEAESEIEARAAEIREEGEAAQEELIAQAEAQMDEAIEYAITQFEEAVHAQT; this is encoded by the coding sequence ATGCCGAGACCAGAGGTTCTCGAACGGATCAAGACGGCCGAGGCCGAGGCCGAAGAGATCGTCGAGGAGGCCGAGGCGGACCGGGAGGAACGGATCGCCGAGGCGCGGGAGCAGGCCGACGAGATCCGCGCCGAGGCCGAATCTGAGGCCGAGGAGATGGCCGAGCGCCGTCTCGACGAAGCCGAATCGGAGATCGAAGCGCGGGCCGCGGAGATCCGGGAAGAGGGGGAGGCGGCCCAAGAGGAACTCATCGCCCAGGCGGAGGCACAGATGGACGAGGCGATCGAGTACGCCATCACACAGTTCGAGGAGGCGGTGCATGCTCAGACCTGA